GTGTGAGAGCTGCACTGGGAACAAGAAAGGCAAACTGTCCATCCGGTGTTGGCACAACCTGGAAGCCACCATACAGCTTCATCGCTTCTGGGGGGGCTTGCATCAGTGAGCCACTTTTGCAAGGCATCTGTGGGGcagaagaagcaggaatctgtgTCCCAGTTTGTCCGAGTCCCAGTGGGCCTGGATGAGGTGTGTAGAAGTTCACAGCATTGATCTGGGTCACGCAGGCCGCCAGGTGGCTGAGGAGGCGAGTCCTCACCTCTGTGTTCACACCTTCACAAGTGGACAGGAAACGGGTGACCTCTCCTACACACTCACTGAAGCCGGCTCTGTATTTACCCAAGACGGACGGGTCTGTGTTCACAGCAGCTGTAGaggaaaatacaaatacacataaatacacagataaatagatagatagatagatagatagatagatagatagatagatagatagatagatagattgattgattgattgatagacAGATATAAAGATAGGTAGATAGATTCTATACTGAAAAAGAATATTAAAAGATGAGGATATTAAGAATATAAGAAATATTATTGAATATTTAACAAATTGgttaatttaaataatattcATTTGCCAGCTGAGTCTTGTGAAATCTTTTTCTTAAGAGTAAACACGTCAGCTGTGGGTCGGCAATAAATCTTGGGAGACCGTGGGAACATATTTACCATCTAAAGTTAGACATCCAAGAATTACTGCGCACACATCAACATGATGAATCCAGAAATGGTGTTCACATACCGGTCATCTGAAGACGCTGCAGGTTCCTGAGGTGCTTCACAGTCATCTCAAGGATGTCCGCCTTCTCCAGTTTGGAGTGTCTGGAGCTCTAAATATGACAAGAgtcattttagatttttttttcagtattttttcctAAATACAAGATGTACGTAATATATCAAGTATAAAAAAAGGTTAGTATCTGTGCATCTCCTTACATCTTTCTTGAGTGCGTCCAGGATCAGGGTCTTCAGCTGGCTCAGACTCTCATTGATCCGCGCACGTCTCCGCTTTTCCATGATTGGTTTAGACGacttaaaatagaaaaaaaatgttttatttttatgttttactctATTTTTAACGTTAAACAAACAGTTGCTAAACAATATAAGAAAACCAAAGGCTCAGGTAcctttctgctctctgtctggGTCCGGGGTTTTTCGGGTGTGGAGTCGCCACTTGCCGGAGTGGCAGCCACAGCGGATGGAGATGTTCTTTCTAAAGTTCCGGCTGGCATCTTCAGATTTACAATTTCCAAGagtgaaacagtaaaataataacaataaatggCAGAAATGCTGCAGAtcagtaaatgaaaaaagtcCCGCCTTCTCCTGACAAACCACAGCAGCAGTTTGCTGATAACAAATGTCCGAAGTGACTTCTGTCTTCACGCCAAGATGACATCCAGTCCTGTTTCCAGCTCCTCAGGTTTTATTTATAGAGGCCGAGCCTGCACGCGAGCGGCTCGTGTGCGAGTTCCCTGGGTTCCATCAGTCTGCCCAATGGGCGCGCGGGACACGGCGCACGGGAGGCGGTGGGCTCGTGCTACAAGGCGCTCCCATTGGCTACCTGTCGGGATGCAGAAAGTCTGTGTCACAAAGAGAAGTTACTCCGAGTTTAAATATTAGTAGAAGCGGTTCTGCTCAGGTGTGAGTTCACTCAGGTcagataattgattaattactgCAGTGAATGTGCAGCGTGTATTGGATTATTGGAATATTTAatgtaaaagttttgttttgttatgttttatttataccTCTCAGCAGTTGTGTATccagtaaataaatgtattatttattcttttaaaaatgcttgacttctttttatcatttcagatggaattgattgtttgatttcatgtcagacatcactttgggctctTACACCCTGTGATGCAGGCATATCTCATTATTTTATTGGGTAAATTATTAATACAAAAAGTTAAGCAATTGATAAATTTCTTGATTGTTGGACATTGTCTCTGTGCAATAAACTGGGAAATGATGAATATAATTATTTTACCCCAGTTGTAATCAGTAATgcaaacagacattttacagCACTTGCAGATGTTTCACAGATTAATTCTTCATCCCGGTGTAGAAGAAGCGAGACAGACCAGACAAGGTTGTTGTTCTCAAAAACAAACCATCACAaaaagagttgtttttttttttatttttgcatgtcatcatttgacatttttttactttaaacaaaacagatgtagatattgtgacagaaaagaaagaagctgTTCAGATGTTCTTTTAGTGGCTTTCACTTGACAAAACTGACAGGATTGTGACTTTCAGAGCTGATAAAGTTAGAGCTGTCTGTCTAAAAGGTAAAACTGATGGGTGTTAATTAACACTCACATCATTTGAATTTTTACAGCCTCATAGTTCAGTTAAATTGAAAATTGTGCTGCGTCATCTGCAGCATATTGATTTTCCCCTCCATCATGTTGAGATCGAATATTTTAAGTTGTTTAGAGAAATTAGTTCAGTGTGTATCCAGAGTGTTTCTCTCAGTGGGTCTctcttttgcacacacacacacacacacacacacacacacacacacacacacacacacacacacacactgcattttgAAGGGGTCGATGAGTGCTTCAGAGTTTCGGTGCAGACCTCATCCTCTGACACACTCCAGGCCTGATgtccagtgaagaagaaaatctCTGACACACTCAGCTGTCCACTCACTGCCGTGAACTCTGACATCTCCTGTCTGTTATCAGAGAACTGAGAGCAGAAAACAAAGCTGAAGAGTTACTTCAAACCCTGTGAagttcaataataataacatgaattTAAAGCATTCATCTCCAAAATGTTTTGGGTGACTATCTgtcaatttgttttctttcatttgtctaCCAATGACTAAATCGATTCATGTCCTTtgtaaaaactgtttaaatgttttataacaatatataataataacaaactCTAAACAAAGACACATCTACAGTGCAAATTCTGTGGAAAAGAGTTCAGCATATGGAtcttatatataatataatgtatgtatcTGATATAAAACGGATATTTAGTTTTGTCTTCAGGAAACTGTGGCAGTATTTCAACCctgattttatcatttttatagctatttttctttttttcttactgtttaCAAACAGTCCTCCAATTCATCCAAGAGACACAGTatataagttgttttttattgtaatatcaCTCTAAATATTACCAAAAAGTTTCATTATGCACATGAGATTGTAATACAGAGTCAACTACATGTGAGTCACAAGTGCTACACAACAACATAAGATTATTTCATGATGGAAATTAATGGAAAGTGTAGAAAATCTTCTATAAACATAATAAAGAACACAAGAGTTagaaagtcaagtcaagtcaagtcaaatttatttatatagcacatttcttACGGCAAGtgtaaactcaatgtgcttaaaaacaaataaagatcaTACATAACGaatatattacattaacattacataaaacaaataagataaaacacgaagaaaagcacaaaagtcattttttattttcaagtagATTCATCTTATTTTACTGCTCGTGTTTgcttaattaaattaaaaaaagttttcttttccAAGAACAATACATTTGTTGAGatagaataaaacagaataaaacctctCTGCCTCTCTATGTTACAGTAAGGCtgcttttctctcactctgtggaATCTTTCAAATCTTTTTGGCCCTGATTTTATACATAATaaagtttatgtttatgttaaactttattattaattgtattttctCTTCCGGCTTcctaattttaaaataatttcatttagtTGTAAAGCtcattttattgcttttcatataaagtataaagtgcACTAAAGTAAAGTGATTCTGATGTTAATTATTAGTCGTCATAGGAGTAGTGTGACAATTAAATGTCAtacaatgaaatattaaaactttttcAGAAAATACAAGAAACCTCTTCTAGTCCCACTAATAACCATGTTCAACATCAGTGCATTGAACCAGTCAAATCCCAGCATCAGGGCATATTATGCTGCTGTAACACAGCTTCATTGATATATTTATTGACAGACTCTGTCTGGTTTATCTTCAGACTTCTCTATCCTCCCCGATAGACTTCAAACACTCTCTGTAAAGCTCCTAAACCCTCAGAGGTGAAATGACCCCAAAAGCCAGGTCAGTGTTTGCATCCTCCCTGTTTGATCAGGACAACTTCAAGCACCACTGGCTTCTTGACCCAAGTCTATATTAAGTTAAGTCAAATTCAATCAAGCCAAAATGAGTTTGACCAGTTATGTAACTAATTGTGGCATCAGTCAGAGTGAGAAATAAGATATTTTCTTCAGTGTGATCGTAAAGGGGTTTCATGTTGTGATATGATGACTGTGATGCTTTCATTGGTAATAACCAATAAAGACATTCCTatacaagacaaaaaaagctttttaaattttaccAAGTAAAGATTTGAGCACGTAAGAGGAGCTAGAATTagtttttgtgttcatgttgaacacacattaaaaatgaaaaccttCTCTGTTTCCCACTAATGCACTTAACTCATATACAGTCAGCACCACAGACTGTTCAATCACTCGCCTGGGATCACATTAAGTGCTCAGTTAATCTTCTAACTGGATGTTTTAAGAAGATGCTACTTTAAGATAACCCGAGGTCCCGCTCACAGCAGATGAGGGGGCCATGCAACAATAAATTACGTCCTATCAGTTCTGTTTTCAGTGATCCTGCTGCTCTGCCACAAACAACCCTTTATTGTGCGGGTGGTGATCTACACATGAGCTTTACAGCACAATCCTGATCTGTATCAGTGTGGGAACCCTGGGATGGGAGGCACCAGCGGAGGAAGGGTTAGAAAGCTATCAAGGTCCAACATGTGACTGATAGTTGAGGGAAACGGGGGCTGGAAGACATAAATTATTGTGGATGAGAAGAGCTTATACTTCAGTTCATGTGGTGGAGACAAATGAGAAATTTTGAGGTagaattaacaaaaaaataaaggaagtCTGGATAAATCTCTTGGCAGTGAGAACACTTGCCAGTCGCTACTCTTTTCCATCTTCACCTGGTCTGAAAGCTGCAGGCCCTGCTTTCTCCTCCACCCCAGTCTCCACCAATGTGGGCAGTGAAATGGCCATCCTCATCATCAAATACTGCGAAGGTTCCCTTTCAACTGCTGGTATGAAAACATCTCAGGCCAGGAGGGGAGGGCACAGACAGAGGGGATCACTTAAACATCTCATCCAGCGCTCCACTCGCTCTCCGTCCCCCCCTTCTCCCTTTGAATTCCCCCTTAAAGAGGGAAGGGGGGCCCTCCCATAGCAACTCCCAGCCCCCGGCTCTGCCCGCCTTTTGTCCCCCTCCCCAACAGCAGTTTCTGCTCCAGAAGCCTTAGACAAGGCCTCCATTAATTGCGGGCCTGTGTGGAATACACGTGGGACAATGGGCCCAACAGAGTGTCCGGCCCCCAGACAAGGCTGGAAACAAGTGGTACAGGAATCCGGCAGAATAGAATCGTCCTGGCTGATGTCACTGAATACATTTACCTACCTCAGAGCGCATTCACTCCACgctttgttttatttggacaaaaaaaagaaggggTAGGGGGAGGTAGCGGTATCAATGGagaagaggagctggaggggGGGCTCAAGGATGGGAAATAactggttgtcatggtgacgCGCTGAATCAAAAATATGGTCGAATTTAGTGGAGGCAGAGATGTAAAAAGGGTAGAGGGCATTAGATTAAACCCTGCATGAGATAAGAGAAGGCTGAAAACAGAGGTTtagtttttttggtttattcAGCCCTGTTTATACGGCAATAAAGAGCGGATAAAGAAGCGGGAGATTAGGAGAATCATCTAGGCTCATGTTTGTCAACAACAACCTGAGCAGTTTCAAGTCAGCTTATTCCAAGTCAGTACACCGGCCTCGGAGGGGATGCTTAGCTATGGCAAGTGAGGCTGCGGAGGAAAAGGGGACCATAGCAACTGGTATTTCTCCGCTCCTAGCAGCATAACAACCTGCCATCTGTCACCTAACGTGGGCTCTTTCTTAAAAAGCCAGCATTTAGATCTTCAACTTGGAGGCAAAGGCAATGAGACTGAAGTCTTATTGAACTCTGGGTCTCCCTCTTTGAAAAGGGAGCCCAGTCATCGCCTTATCCCTCATCAAATTGAAAAACGCTTTTAGAGATTCTAAGAGAGGcctcacatttaatttttaaaaccCAGACATGAAAGTGTTCCTAAAGCACATTCAGCAGTGGAAACTCTTTAAAGGACTAGTTAGCATGTAGATTATATGCATTTCAGTGCATTGTCAAAGTATCTAAGTGTATTTACATGTTAATATGTTCAGGGATACTATCGTCTTGAAAAGGTGTTGGGGGAGGTTGGTTAACtgtgtattttctctctttgcacCATGGGAATGTGATTTCTTTGTGCCATCAAGGTTCAAACACATTCCTGTAAGGCCATGGATATTATGAGCATTGATTCCCTGCAGCAAAACAACCTATGAACCTGTTGATTCTGGCTATAAATGCAGGCTGTTGTCCATAAATACACTGTATAAAGTTAAAGTTCAAAGTTAAAGCTGTTTCTTTCTGATGAATTAAGATCATAGAATCGGTTCTTTTATATCAACGTCAAGCCAAAAGAGGCCTGCGGATGCACCACCATGTG
This sequence is a window from Thunnus albacares chromosome 12, fThuAlb1.1, whole genome shotgun sequence. Protein-coding genes within it:
- the LOC122993915 gene encoding transcription factor HES-1-like, which gives rise to MPAGTLERTSPSAVAATPASGDSTPEKPRTQTESRKSSKPIMEKRRRARINESLSQLKTLILDALKKDSSRHSKLEKADILEMTVKHLRNLQRLQMTAAVNTDPSVLGKYRAGFSECVGEVTRFLSTCEGVNTEVRTRLLSHLAACVTQINAVNFYTPHPGPLGLGQTGTQIPASSAPQMPCKSGSLMQAPPEAMKLYGGFQVVPTPDGQFAFLVPSAALTPLSAQNSHHMSPVAPPATSDSVWRPW